From Hippoglossus stenolepis isolate QCI-W04-F060 chromosome 6, HSTE1.2, whole genome shotgun sequence, a single genomic window includes:
- the si:rp71-17i16.5 gene encoding phosphatidylinositol 4,5-bisphosphate 3-kinase catalytic subunit gamma isoform, with protein sequence MDFGLFVNHSPSAVEPPSEMSTQSCSENNLKFVCEFKPVPGPPPGGDEGYNADMDCESVSVILPAQCSIYQLRLRICMQAEEKNCHPDPLAILDPERYTLLYARGDEWYEAYDDCQVIRTLDILWLREDTGHLSAHIVVKPVVAVDSEEKKKQQQSLAYLIGHNLEKEASDRLGELTFTRRKLASPRRQELRNRDDKLYATEPWVTCAPIPCDLQERINRKIPVTLHYMSKISFSIQVDFSATPDVLLEVLRRVLADQGLHADTFDRLVLKVSGREEFLSGHYHLSDFLWVRHCLRTNQDLHLSVVPDSQLVEETVQFVDWPLVDGFSGQFSSHDDLCLEGKDLDDIFMISLWDCNRKLRVKLLGFDIPNLPSKSPQAVYVEASILYGNKVLSSVSSVPKAFADEVLWNEWLNFDVLLRDLPRGAKLAFTINASGGDISPMTKDSGEGKLLYFVNLLLIDHRSLLSQGSYTLHMWSYPGQEEEAITYKADKLSSATNPDVADSMAISFLLDRYSFPVVLPNSLGSPECSGSPTSACSTLTSTDSSSQYLKPPEGPSSDTVALSSSPPVVRTKRPSLKRFREESIRYASNLPLYLRNVDWMNRKVVEDVHWLLGNWDTDELDVTLALELLSMDFADERVRRLAVQRLESLSNDDVLMYLLQLVQTLKVEPYHDSFLARYLIQRALRSKRIGHFFFWYVRSEVAGCPYFRQRMSVILEAYLLGCGQAMLDSFTQQVQAVEALQEVALTIKRLYPDKTDLPPTAPIRLQELLRNCNLPNEFLLPFDPRIKAGMILLDKCKVMASKKKPLWLEFSPMPSPTSATPVGIIFKQGDDLRQDMLVIQTLMVMDSIWQEKSLDLNLVPYGCISTGHNIGMIEIVRNAATIAAVQRSHRGTAGAFRNDALFEWLKSKCPLQEIHYETVETFVKSCAGYCVATYVMGIGDRHNDNIMITDQGNLFHIDFGHILGNRKHFLGMNRERAPFVLTPDFLYVMGRVKGRNSLYFQRFRDTCTQAYLSLRSHSRLLVTLFSLMLLTGIPELSAAEDMRYLREALQDEQGEAEAKEHFLQQISECEKLGWTVQANWWIHMVAGIK encoded by the exons ATGGATTTTGGATTGTTCGTGAATCACAGTCCATCTGCTGTGGAGCCTCCATCAGAGATGTCGACTCAGAGCTGCTCTGAGAACAACCTGAAGTTTGTCTGTGAGTTTAAGCCTGTGCCTGGTCCACCACCGGGCGGTGATGAGGGCTACAATGCTGATATGGATTGCGAGTCAGTGTCAGTCATCCTCCCTGCACAGTGTAGCATCTACCAGCTGAGGCTACGCATCTGTATGCAG GCCGAGGAAAAAAACTGTCATCCAGATCCACTTGCTATACTTGACCCAGAGAGATACACTCTGCTATATGCCAGGGGAGATGAATGGTACGAGGCCTACGATGACTGTCAGGTTATCAGGACGTTGGACATTCTATGGTTGCGTGAAGACACTGGGCACCTCTCTGCACATATAGTGGTAAAACCTGTGGTGGCAGTTGattcagaggagaagaagaaacagcagcagagtctggCCTACCTGATTGGACACAACCTGGAGAAAGAAGCGTCTGACCGACTTGGTGAGCTCACATTCACCCGCAGGAAACTGGCATCTCCGAGGAGACAAGAGCTAAGAAATCGAGATGACAAGTTGTATGCCACCGAGCCTTGGGTAACATGTGCCCCCATTCCGTGTGACCTGCAGGAGCGAATAAACAGGAAGATTCCTGTCACCCTGCATTACATGAGCAAGATCAGCTTCAGCATTCAGGTGGATTTTAGTGCAACCCCAGATGTTCTTCTTGAAGTTCTCAGAAGGGTGTTGGCAGACCAGGGGCTTCATGCTGATACTTTTGATAGACTGGTATTAAAAGTCTCAGGCAGGGAGGAGTTTTTATCAGGGCATTACCATCTCAGCGATTTCCTCTGGGTTCGACATTGCTTGAGGACCAATCAAGACCTTCACCTCTCTGTCGTGCCTGACTCACAGCTTGTTGAGGAGACCGTCCAGTTTGTGGACTGGCCACTCGTTGATGGTTTCAGTGGCCAGTTCAGCTCCCATGATGATCTCTGCCTTGAAGGGAAGGATCTGGATGACATCTTCATGATATCTTTGTGGGACTGCAACAGAAAACTCAGAGTCAAGTTGCTTGGCTTTGACATCCCAAATCTTCCAAGCAAATCCCCCCAGGCCGTTTATGTCGAAGCTTCTATTCTTTATGGCAACAAGGTCCTCTCTTCAGTCTCGTCTGTTCCCAAGGCCTTCGCAGATGAAGTACTGTGGAATGAATGGCTCAATTTTGATGTTCTCCTCAGGGATCTGCCACGTGGAGCTAAGCTGGCTTTCACCATTAATGCAAGTGGGGGTGACATCTCCCCAATGACCAAAGACTCAGGGGAGGGGAAGCTGCTCTACTTTGTTAATCTTCTCCTCATAGATCACAG GTCCCTCCTCAGCCAGGGCTCCTACACCCTGCACATGTGGTCCTACCCTGGCCAGGAGGAAGAGGCCATCACCTACAAGGCAGACAAACTGTCCTCTGCTACTAACCCTGACGTAGCAGACTCCATGGCTATCAGCTTCCTTCTAGACCGCTACAGCTTCCCCGTGGTTCTGCCAAATAGCCTTGGTTCCCCTGAATGTTCTGGCAGTCCCACCTCAGCCTGTTCCACTCTAACCAGCACAGACTCTTCCTCTCAGTATTTGAAACCTCCTGAGGGCCCATCAAGTGACACAGTGGCTCTCAGTTCCTCACCCCCAGTTGTCAGAACCAAAAGGCCTTCCCTAAAAAGGTTCCGGGAGGAGAGCATCCGCTACGCGTCCAACCTACCCCTCTACCTGCGCAATGTTGATTGGATGAACCGCAAGGTGGTTGAGGATGTGCACTGGCTACTGGGAAACTGGGATACTGATGAGCTGGACGTTACACTGGCCCTGGAGCTGTTAAGCATGGACTTTGCTGACGAGAGAGTCAGGAGACTTGCTGTCCAGAGACTGGAGAGCCTGTCCAATGATGATGTATTGATGTATCTGCTCCAGCTGGTGCAG ACCCTTAAGGTGGAGCCTTACCACGACAGCTTCCTTGCTCGGTACCTCATCCAAAGAGCTCTGCGG AGCAAGAGAATCGGCCACTTCTTCTTCTGGTACGTCCGCAGCGAGGTGGCTGGGTGTCCTTACTTCCGCCAGCGCATGTCAGTGATTCTGGAGGCCTACCTGCTGGGCTGTGGCCAGGCCATGCTCGACAGCTTCACCCAGCAGGTCCAAGCTGTGGAGGCTCTGCAGGAGGTCGCTTTAACGATAAAGAGACTCTACCCTGACAAGACTGACCTCCCTCCTACAG CTCCCATCAGGCTCCAAGAGCTTCTCAGGAACTGTAATCTGCCAAATGAATTCCTGTTGCCCTTTGACCCCCGCATCAAAGCTGGAATGATCCTG CTGGATAAATGCAAGGTGATGGCCTCAAAGAAGAAGCCTCTGTGGCTGGAGTTCTCTCCCATGCCGTCGCCCACCTCTGCTACACCTGTCGGAATAATCTTCAAACAAGGCGACGACCTCAGACAGGACATGCTGGTCATTCAG ACATTGATGGTGATGGACTCTATCTGGCAGGAGAAATCTCTGGACCTTAACCTTGTTCCATATGGCTGCATCTCCACAGGACACAACATAG GTATGATTGAGATAGTGAGGAATGCAGCGACCATTGCTGCAGTGCAGAGGAGCCACAGAGGAACAGCTGGAGCTTTCAGAAATGATGCTCTGTTTGAGTGGCTCAAGTCCAAGTGTCCACTCCAGGAAATT CACTATGAGACTGTGGAGACGTTTGTGAAGTCTTGCGCTGGTTACTGTGTGGCCACTTATGTAATGGGTATCGGAGATCGACACAATGACAACATCATGATCACAGACCAAG gGAACTTGTTTCACATCGACTTCGGTCACATCCTGGGTAACAGGAAGCACTTCCTTGGTATGAACAGGGAGCGTGCACCATTTGTCCTCACACCTGACTTCCTGTATGTCATGGGCAGGGTCAAAGGTCGCAACAGCCTCTATTTCCAACGGTTCAGG GACACTTGCACACAAGCCTACCTCTCCCTGCGCTCCCACTCTCGTCTGCTGGTCACTCTTTTCTCCCTCATGCTGCTGACCGGCATCCCAGAGCTGAGTGCCGCAGAGGACATGCGCTACCTGCGGGAGGCGCTCCAGGATGAACAGGGTGAGGCGGAGGCCAAGGAGCATTTCCTCCAGCAGATCTCTGAGTGTGAGAAGCTGGGCTGGACTGTACAGGCCAACTGGTGGATCCACATGGTGGCAGGCATCAAATGA
- the LOC118111150 gene encoding olfactory receptor 14I1, with product MTSTEADNLTEQCDWFSEENRTEPRVTGQLDSAGCLFLSIMPNGDAIPALICILVLLTIFSFLVNGVALFGIGRSEDLSWEPRCAFLKNLILSDLIQTVSISPAVIHSLVQRRTMEFSTWCYVQYFTGTASILCSLVTITCMALERYLYVCHAIHYLVILTQVRLRHTLSLIWVFSISIGTINMVLLHTGRGHKIEGATKGLLCEPDVVEQHMGFPRASAVFRKLVGSCTLLLCLFVYAFSYLRMYRDARNAVIPFNTVNTKARKTVLFHCGMLFLQLLPLLIKTTSDAVWEVEGTVAMMGLSSQDQGASSTKMTPSTTAARLHMSLLVMLIVPPCINPLVYVLRTAELRRALLRLFRQWTQKRGAGVREVEGVRFREVVPLNRVQAG from the coding sequence ATGACGAGCACGGAGGCAGACAACCTCACCGAGCAGTGCGACTGGTTCAGCGAGGAGAACCGAACTGAGCCGCGCGTAACCGGCCAGCTGGACTCGGCTGGCTGCCTCTTTCTGTCCATAATGCCCAACGGAGACGCGATTCCAGCGCTGATATGCATCTTAGTGCTGCTGACCATCTTCTCGTTTCTGGTTAACGGGGTCGCTCTGTTCGGGATCGGGCGGTCCGAGGACCTCTCCTGGGAGCCGCGCTGTGCTTTCCTCAAGAACCTGATTCTGAGCGACCTCATACAGACTGTCAGCATCAGCCCTGCGGTCATCCACTCGTTAGTCCAGCGCCGGACGATGGAGTTCAGCACCTGGTGTTATGTGCAGTACTTCACAGGAACCGCCAGCATTCTCTGCAGCCTCGTCACCATCACCTGCATGGCGCTGGAGCGCTACTTGTACGTGTGCCACGCCATCCACTATCTGGTCATCCTCACTCAGGTGCGTCTGCGGCACACCCTGAGCCTCATCTGGGTCTTCTCCATCTCCATCGGCACCATCAACATGGTGCTGCTGCACACGGGCCGAGGGCACAAGATCGAAGGGGCCACCAAGGGGCTTCTGTGCGAGCCGGACGTGGTGGAGCAGCACATGGGATTCCCCCGCGCCTCAGCGGTTTTTCGCAAACTCGTGGGCTCCTGcactctgctgctgtgcctGTTCGTCTACGCCTTCTCTTACTTGAGGATGTACCGGGATGCGCGCAACGCGGTGATCCCGTTCAACACGGTCAACACCAAGGCGCGTAAAACCGTGCTGTTTCACTGCGGCATgctgttcctgcagctgctgccgctgctcatTAAGACCACCTCGGACGCGGTGTGGGAGGTGGAGGGCACCGTGGCTATGATGGGGCTGTCCTCTCAAGACCAGGGCGCCAGCAGCACGAAGATGACCCCCTCGACCACGGCGGCCAGGCTCCACATGTCCCTGCTGGTCATGCTCATCGTGCCCCCGTGCATCAACCCGCTGGTGTACGTGCTGAGGACCGCGGAGCTCAGGCGGGCGCTTCTGAGACTGTTCCGCCAGTGGACCCAGAAGAGGGGCGCGGGTGTGCGCGAAGTGGAGGGGGTGAGGTTCAGAGAAGTTGTGCCTCTAAACCGAGTTCAGGCGGGTTAG